DNA from Demetria terragena DSM 11295:
CTACAGGAACTGACGCGCCTTGCTGTGCACGCAGAGACGGGCGAGCGCTCGCGCCTGATGTTGGACGTCGCCGGCTATCGGGCACAACTCCGTACTCAGTTGGTCGAACAGGCTGAGGAGACCGTTGCCGAGGTCAAGAAATCGGGGCAGCCGATTCCCATGGATCCGATGTCGGCCTTTGAACGCAAGGTCGTCCACGACGCCGTTCTCGCGGCCGGATTGAAATCCGAGTCTGAGGGTTCCGACCCGAACCGCCACGTCGTCGTCCTGCCGCACTGAGACCACGTTTCACGTGGAACACGTCGACCGATCCATGGATGAGCCGTGTCCTGACCGCGTGACGGAGCTGTTTGGGGATCGATCGGATCTCGCGTACTCGTACGCGCGGCACCTCGCCACGACGGGTGTCGACCATGGTCTTCTCGGACCACGCGAGATACCGCGGATGTGGGACCGCCACCTCTTGAATTGTGCGGTCATGGCACCGGCACTGCCTCAGGGCGCCACCGTGGCTGATATTGGTTCCGGCGCTGGCTTGCCGGGTCTGGTCTTGGCGATTGCCAGACCGGACATCGCGATGACGCTGGTGGAACCACTGCAACGACGAACGCGATGGCTCACGGACGTCGTGGCCGACTTGGGTTTGG
Protein-coding regions in this window:
- a CDS encoding R3H domain-containing nucleic acid-binding protein, with the translated sequence MTDQMELDQAQPDDASTPENVTPGEDGPAAGSNSLEHEGEIAADFLETLLDITDLDGDLDVDIDGDRAAVAIVDSEDGRVPRRLVGSNGEVLEALQELTRLAVHAETGERSRLMLDVAGYRAQLRTQLVEQAEETVAEVKKSGQPIPMDPMSAFERKVVHDAVLAAGLKSESEGSDPNRHVVVLPH